A window from Rhea pennata isolate bPtePen1 chromosome 1, bPtePen1.pri, whole genome shotgun sequence encodes these proteins:
- the HMGXB4 gene encoding HMG domain-containing protein 4 isoform X2 produces MDLLKAITSPLATSSKSSKKTSEKSSSHSSCGHSESKKEHHKKKLSGSSGEHSLDDGSYHKSKKMKPLYVNTETFTLREPDGLKMKLILSPKEKGSSAADGESFPYSSPSAAAKKSSKKSARDEQGTFLVGHELPSFLRSTRKKHKPPPDPHPPSEGNVADTSLISEGHGSEYDLEAPPESGSSSGGELEAGELVIDDSYREIKKKKKSKKSKKKKDKEKHREKKHSKSKRSSGHPVAVTEATVSPPPPTTTPYVLPPPPPVFHSDGQGEKRRRREDKEKEKAEKWEKEKEREREKEKEREREKEKEREREKEKEREKEREKEKEKEKEKEKEKKEKEREKEKEKEREKEKEKEKEKEKEKEREKEKEKEREKEKEKEREKEKPKKKNMSAYQVFCKEYRTTIVSEHPGIDFGELSKKLAEVWKQLPEKDKLVWKQKAQYLQHKQNKAEATTVKRKASSSDGAPKIKASPTGVLSPLKKSPSSTVVVSASPAKVPETDPIDVAAHLQLLGESLSLIGHRLQETEGMVAVSGSLSVLLDSIICALGPLACLTTQLPELNGCPKQVLSNTLDNIAYIMPGL; encoded by the exons ATGGATCTACTCAAAGCTATCACCTCACCTTTGGCCACTAGTTCAAAGTCTTCAAAGAAAACCTCTGAAAAATCATCATCTCATTCTTCCTGTGGccattctgaaagcaaaaaggagCACCACAAGAAGAAGTTAAGTGGAAGCAGTGGGGAGCATTCACTGGATGATGGCAGCTACCACAAatctaaaaaaatgaaacctctCTATGTGAACACAGAGACATTTACTCTCCGTGAACCTGATGGCTTGAAAATGAAGCTCATCCTTTCgccaaaggagaaaggaagcagtgCAGCAGATGGTGAGTCTTTCCCCTACTCTTCACCATCAGCTGCTGCAAAGAAATCTTCAAAGAAGTCAGCTCGAGATGAGCAAGGCACATTCCTTGTGGGTCATGAACTGCCGAGCTTCCTGAGGTCAACCCGGAAGAAGCACAAGCCACCTCCAGACCCACATCCACCTTCCGAGGGGAATGTTGCTGACACCTCCCTTATTTCAGAGGGCCATGGGAGTGAATATGATCTGGAAGCACCACCAGAATCTGGTTCATCTTCTGGTGGGGAGTTAGAGGCTGGAGAGCTAGTGATAGATGACTCCTACCGGGAAatcaagaagaagaagaagtcaaaaaaaagcaagaaaaaaaaagacaaggagaaacacagagagaaaaagcactCTAAATCTAAAAGGAGTTCTGGACACCCCGTGGCAGTAACAGAAGCAACAGTATCACCACCACCCCCTACCACTACTCCTTATGTTCTTCCTCCACCACCTCCTGTTTTTCACTCAGATGGACAGGgtgagaagaggaggagaagggaagacaaggagaaagaaaaagctgagaagtgggagaaagaaaaggagagggagagggagaaagaaaaggagagggagagggagaaagaaaaggagagggagagggagaaagaaaaggagagggagaaagaaagggaaaaagagaaggaaaaggaaaaagaaaaggagaaggagaagaaggaaaaggagagggagaaggaaaaagaaaaggagagggagaaggaaaaagaaaaggagaaggagaaggaaaaagaaaaggagagggagaaggaaaaagaaaaggagagggagaaggaaaaagaaaaggaaagagaaaaagaaaag CCAAAGAAGAAGAACATGTCTGCATATCAAGTATTCTGTAAGGAATATCGTACAACTATTGTATCTGAACATCCTGGGATAG ATTTTGGAGAGCTGAGCAAAAAACTAGCAGAAGTGTGGAAGCAGCTACCTGAGAAGGATAAACTG GTCTGGAAACAAAAAGCTCAGTATCTGCAACACAAACAGAATAAAGCAGAGGCCACCACTGTAAAGAGGAAGGCATCATCTTCAGATGGTGcaccaaaaataaaag CTTCTCCAACAGGTGTGCTTTCCCCTCTCAAGAAATCCCCCTCTAGCACTGTGGTGGTGTCTGCCTCACCGGCCAAAGTCCCCGAGACAGATCCTATTGATGTAGCTGCGCACCTACAGTTGCTGGGGGAATCTCTGAGCCTTATTGGTCACAGACTGCAGGAAACAGAG GGAATGGTGGCTGTTTCAGGAAGTTTATCAGTACTTCTAGATTCTATCATCTGTGCTTTGGGCCCATTAGCATGTCTGACAACGCAGCTACCTGAGTTGAA